TTTGTTTGCGCAAATTATGGCTATGGAGAAAAACACTCCAAACAATACCAGCAGCAGCGCGTATGAAAACAAAGGCGGAACGCCGCCATGGGCCGAAGTTCTTATAGCCCTGGCCGCGTGCGTCAACGGCAGCAGCTTCAATATGGCCTGCACCGCGCCGGGCATGCGGTCCAGAGGAAAGAACGTGCCCCCCAAAAAGGCCATGGGCGTGATGATAAAGCTGGTCACCAGACTTTGGTCCGCATGGGACTTGACCAGCATGGCGCAAATGACCGCCACGGACCCGAACAAAGCCGCGTTGATGACGATCGCCCCCACAAAATAAAGGTTGATCGATAATGTCACCCCAAAGCACAAGGCCAGAACCATGATCACGCTCACAGCCAGCAGAGCCCTTGTGATTGCGGCCGCCACTTCGCCGATCACGTATTGCACGTTGGCCAGCGGCGCTGATTGAAATTCCTCGAATATATGCCAGTAAAACCGGCTGATATTTATCTCGCTGGCTATGGAAAACGCTTGGGTCATGCTGGCCATGGCCACCAGACCGGGAACCAAAAACTGCATGTAAGTCATGCCGTCCATGTCAAAGTCGCGGCCCATGGCGAACCCGAAAGCCGCCAGATACAAAAGGGGAGACACGGCCATGGATGCAATCTGCTTGAAAATTTTGCGTTTAAGTATGACCATTTCCCTGTAATACACGGCAAAGCTACCGTTCATCAATGGCCCCCTTTCTGATGGCTTCCATGCCCTCCATGTCCGTGGCCGGAAGAGTGAGCGCCGCCATGGGGCGATTTGGCGGGCGCGGCTTCCCCGATGGTTTTCTTACCGGTCTGGGCGATGAATGCGTCCTCCAGGTTGACCCTGCGAACCGTAAATCCCGTGTATTGCCGCCCTTGGGCGCTGGCCTCCGCCTGCTCCCGGGACTTGAAATACTCCGTGCTGATATCCCCGTTGTTCATGGTGTCCAACGCCCATGCGCCCATGCGATCCATCAGGTTCTGGGGCGAGTCGATGACGACTATGGACCCGGTGTCCAAAAAGGCCACCCGGTCGGCCAGGAACTCCGCCTCTTCAATATAATGGGTGGTCAGCAAAATGGTGGCGCCGTCGTTTTGCGCCTTTTTGATGAACGACCAGATTTTGCGGCGTATGGAAGGATCCAGGCCCACCGTGGGTTCGTCCAGAAACACAATTTTAGGCCGATGCATCAAGGCGCGGGCGATCATAACCCGCCTCTTGAGCCCGCCGGAAAGCTGCTTGATCAGCGTCTTTTTCCGGTCGGCCAGATCCACATATTCCAAAAATTCGTCAATGGCCTTGGCCCGGTCCTTTTTGCCCATGCCGAACAGCATGCCGTGGATAGACAGGTTCTCCTCCACGGTCAGTTCGTTGTCCAGGTTGATATGCTGAGCCACCACGCCGCATTGCATCTTGGCGTCCAGCCGTTGCTTAAGAACGGAATACCCGTTCAAAAAGGCCTCCCCCTCCGTGGGGTTGGTCAGGCTGGTGAGGATGCGGATGGTCGTCGTCTTGCCCGAGCCGTTGGGGCCCAGGTAGGCGAAAAGCTCCCCCTCCCCGATGTTCAGATTCACCCCCCGAAGCGCGTGAACCTTGCCGAATCGCTTGTGCAGGTTGGAGATTTTAATCATGGATTGGTTGATCATTTTCTTCCCCGGGCCGCGCTGATGTCCGTAACCACGTCCTGGAGGGGAACCCGTCTGACGCGATGGGGCAGCACCAGTTGGGATGCGGTTTCAATATCCTTGGATGCAACCTCTTCCCTGGCGTCGTAGGCGGCCAGGGTCTTGGCGGTCTTCAGCATGATGATGTCTGCGCGGTGCCCGTCCACGCCCACTTCCAGGCAGTATTTGGCGATTTCCGCGTACATGGATTCCGGAAGATTCACCTTGGGATACACCTCCCTGGCTTTGGTTATGCTCTGGGCGATGTTGGCGGACTCCTGGTCGAATTGGGCGGTGAAATTGGCCGGGTTTTCGTCAAAAGCGACCCGGCGCTTCATGATCAGCACCCTGGATTCCATGTCTTCCACGCCGGTCACATGCACGCAAAGCCCGAAGCGGTCCAGCAACTGGGGCCGAAGCTCCCCTTCTTCGGGATTCATGGTGCCCACCAGAGTAAACTTGGCCGGGTGGGAAAAGCTGACGCCCTCGCGTTCGATGGTGTTCACGCCCATGGCCGCCGAGTCCAGAAGCACGTCTACAATGTGGTCGTCCAAAAGGTTGACCTCGTCCACGTACAAAATTCCCCGGTGCGCGGCGGCCAAAAGGCCGGGCTCCACCCTTTTGGTCCCTTTACGCAAAGCGTGCTCCAGGTCCAGGGTGCCCACAACCCGGTCTTCCGTGGCGCCTACGGGAAGCTCCACCACCCGGACTTTTCTTTTGTAGGATTCCAGGTCGCCGCTTTTCGGCTCTTCCCCGGTCAGGGCGGTCATGCATTCTTCATAAGCCTCCTGTTCGTCTTGGGGAGAAAGCTCAAAAGGGCAGTCCGAAATCACGTCGATTTCCGGCAGAATATCGGCCAGGGCGCGCACGGCCGTGGATTTTCCAGTTCCTTTTTCCCCGCGAATCAGTACGCCGGAAAGGGTGGGGTTGATTACGTTCAAAATCAAGGCCAGTTTCATCATGTCCTGACCCACGATTGCTGCAAAGGGAAATACCGTCTTACGTTTCATTTACCAATCCTCGTTCCTTGTAATATCCACGAGCTGTTCAGCCCGGAGGTCTTCTACTTGAAAGTACCTGGCGCCAAGGTTTTCAGCCAGCCTGCCTGCCAGGCCGAAGCGGACCAGGCCGCGGCTTTCCGTATCCACCACCACGTAATGAACCCGTTCGTCCTGGGACAGACGCGCGGCCAGCTCCATGGCCTCGGGCACAGGCTTGCCGGCGTTCAGCCCTACGTTGGCCTTGCCGTCAGTAATAAACAGGACAATGGGCCGCATGGAGGGATCGCGCACCAGGGCGTTGCGAACCATTTCGGCGCATTTCACCATCCCGGCGGCCAGGGGCGTCTTGCCGCCTACCGGCAGCTCCGCCAGGAGCTTGGCCGCCAACTCCACGGAGGACGTGGGCGGCAGGTTAACCAGGGCCTCGTCCTTGCGGAACGACACCATGGCCACTTTGTCCCGTTTTTGATAGGCGTCCAAAAGCAGGGACATGATCGCCCCCTTGGACGCCACCATCCGGCCTTTGGCGCCCATGGAACCGCTGGCGTCCACCACAAACAACAAAAAGTTGCCGATGCGTTTTTCCCGGATACGCTCCTGCAAATCCTCTTTTTTCAGGATGACGGCGAGGTTGGAATCGCCCTCCGCCTTTCTTCTGGCCTGAAAAGGCGCCGCGTTTCTCAATGTGGCGTCCAGGGCGATGTCGTCCGAATGCTTTCGGGGCCTGCTTTTGACGTACCGGCCCTGCTTTTGAGCCACCCGGGTGCGGGACCTCCGGCCGGAGCCCCGGCGAAAGACCCTGTCCTTGGGCGCCTGGATGCGTTTTACCTTAAAGTTTTGGCCCACCTCGAAAATTTTGTCCATCGAGCTGGATTCCCGCTCTTCCTCCTGCTCGGGGGGCTGCATTTCTTCTTCAGGCGGCGCTTCTTCCCGCTCGGGCGGAGGCGGCGGACCCGCATCTTCCTGTTCCTGGGATTCCTCCTGTTCCGGCGGAAGCTCCTGATCCTCTTCTTCGTTCTCCGGTGGATCGTGATCCGGCGGCTCCTGCTGTTCCTCCTCCTGCTCTTCCTGCTCGGGCGGAGGGGGAGGCGGCGCGGCGTCTCGAGTGCGGTGCAAAAGCGCCATGGGCGCCACTGCCTCGATATCGCCTTCCGTGACTTCCGTTCTTCCGCCAAGGGCTGCGTGAGCCTTTGCCGCCTGCTCGATGACCAGTTCCGCCCGATGTCCTGCGACGTATTTTTCCGCGCACAAGTTGGCGATCAAATCCCGCAGGCTGTCCTTCATTTTCACCCTGGGAAGCAGAGCCGAGGCCGCCTGAATGGAGTCGGCCGTCTGGGCCTCCGCCTTGGCGAATCTCTCGTGAAAGGCTTCCTTGTCCAGGTCGAAGGCTTCCCTGCGGCGCATGATTCTCGCCCGGGTTTCCACGTCCTGCTCAGACCCGATCTCCACGCACAAGCCGAATCGATCCAAAAACTGGGGGCGAAGCTCTCCTTCCTCGGGATTCATAGTGCCCACCAGCATGAACCGAGAGGCGTGGCAAACGCTAAGGCCTTCCCGCTCCACCCGGTTTTCTCCTGTGCTGGCGGAAGAAAGAACCAGGTCCACAATGTGGTCGTCCAATAGGTTGACTTCGTCCACGTACAAAATGCCGCGATGCGACTTGGCCAGCAGGCCGGGCTGCAAGACCCGCACTCCGTTTTTTACGGCCAAATCAAAGTCCAGGCCGCCGGCCACCCGGTCCTCCGTAGCATTCAACGGCAAGGTGACCACAGGTCTGCGTTTAAAGCGCACCTTGGCTTCCTGAGTCCTTGCCTGGCAAACGGGACATCGTTCCTCCGGGATATCGGGATTGCATCCGTACGGACAGTCTTCATAAACCGGGATTCGGGGCAGCAGCTTCGCCAAAGCCCTGACAGCCGTGGATTTGGCGGTGCCTTTTTCTCCCCGCACCACAACTCCGCCAACGGCCGGATTGACGGCGCACAATGACAAAGCGCGCCGTAAGGCGTCCTGGCCGACAATGGCGGAAAAGGGAA
The Desulfatibacillum aliphaticivorans DSM 15576 DNA segment above includes these coding regions:
- a CDS encoding ABC transporter permease; translation: MNGSFAVYYREMVILKRKIFKQIASMAVSPLLYLAAFGFAMGRDFDMDGMTYMQFLVPGLVAMASMTQAFSIASEINISRFYWHIFEEFQSAPLANVQYVIGEVAAAITRALLAVSVIMVLALCFGVTLSINLYFVGAIVINAALFGSVAVICAMLVKSHADQSLVTSFIITPMAFLGGTFFPLDRMPGAVQAILKLLPLTHAARAIRTSAHGGVPPLFSYALLLVLFGVFFSIAIICANKARN
- a CDS encoding ATP-binding protein, giving the protein MKRKTVFPFAAIVGQDMMKLALILNVINPTLSGVLIRGEKGTGKSTAVRALADILPEIDVISDCPFELSPQDEQEAYEECMTALTGEEPKSGDLESYKRKVRVVELPVGATEDRVVGTLDLEHALRKGTKRVEPGLLAAAHRGILYVDEVNLLDDHIVDVLLDSAAMGVNTIEREGVSFSHPAKFTLVGTMNPEEGELRPQLLDRFGLCVHVTGVEDMESRVLIMKRRVAFDENPANFTAQFDQESANIAQSITKAREVYPKVNLPESMYAEIAKYCLEVGVDGHRADIIMLKTAKTLAAYDAREEVASKDIETASQLVLPHRVRRVPLQDVVTDISAARGRK
- a CDS encoding putative cobaltochelatase; this translates as MKNNVFPFSAIVGQDALRRALSLCAVNPAVGGVVVRGEKGTAKSTAVRALAKLLPRIPVYEDCPYGCNPDIPEERCPVCQARTQEAKVRFKRRPVVTLPLNATEDRVAGGLDFDLAVKNGVRVLQPGLLAKSHRGILYVDEVNLLDDHIVDLVLSSASTGENRVEREGLSVCHASRFMLVGTMNPEEGELRPQFLDRFGLCVEIGSEQDVETRARIMRRREAFDLDKEAFHERFAKAEAQTADSIQAASALLPRVKMKDSLRDLIANLCAEKYVAGHRAELVIEQAAKAHAALGGRTEVTEGDIEAVAPMALLHRTRDAAPPPPPPEQEEQEEEQQEPPDHDPPENEEEDQELPPEQEESQEQEDAGPPPPPEREEAPPEEEMQPPEQEEERESSSMDKIFEVGQNFKVKRIQAPKDRVFRRGSGRRSRTRVAQKQGRYVKSRPRKHSDDIALDATLRNAAPFQARRKAEGDSNLAVILKKEDLQERIREKRIGNFLLFVVDASGSMGAKGRMVASKGAIMSLLLDAYQKRDKVAMVSFRKDEALVNLPPTSSVELAAKLLAELPVGGKTPLAAGMVKCAEMVRNALVRDPSMRPIVLFITDGKANVGLNAGKPVPEAMELAARLSQDERVHYVVVDTESRGLVRFGLAGRLAENLGARYFQVEDLRAEQLVDITRNEDW
- a CDS encoding ABC transporter ATP-binding protein, coding for MINQSMIKISNLHKRFGKVHALRGVNLNIGEGELFAYLGPNGSGKTTTIRILTSLTNPTEGEAFLNGYSVLKQRLDAKMQCGVVAQHINLDNELTVEENLSIHGMLFGMGKKDRAKAIDEFLEYVDLADRKKTLIKQLSGGLKRRVMIARALMHRPKIVFLDEPTVGLDPSIRRKIWSFIKKAQNDGATILLTTHYIEEAEFLADRVAFLDTGSIVVIDSPQNLMDRMGAWALDTMNNGDISTEYFKSREQAEASAQGRQYTGFTVRRVNLEDAFIAQTGKKTIGEAAPAKSPHGGAHSSGHGHGGHGSHQKGGH